The following proteins are encoded in a genomic region of Takifugu flavidus isolate HTHZ2018 chromosome 3, ASM371156v2, whole genome shotgun sequence:
- the gpr185b gene encoding LOW QUALITY PROTEIN: G-protein coupled receptor 12 (The sequence of the model RefSeq protein was modified relative to this genomic sequence to represent the inferred CDS: inserted 1 base in 1 codon): MEGGTNDPHPWLAAAAALPGGGGLNSSYPLDPLDPSRSWSLDEDPSNSSSEPATRSLLPEAPRRRARRRRPQALSPWDVALCVTGTLVSCENALVIAVLFYTPTLRAPMFVLIGSLALADLLAGLGLILNFVLVYLVDPSAQLLSLLSAGLLIAAFSASVLNVLAITVDRYLSLYNALTYHTERTVTCTYLMVLLIWGACLALGLLPALGWNCLGAEXACSVCRPVTKNNAVALAVAFLLVFALMMQLYLQICKIAFRHAQQIAVQHQFLATSTTKGVSTLSAILCAFGACWLPFAMYSIVADSSYPIIYTYATVLPATCCSVINPIIYAFRNPDIQKSLWMACCGCVPPNLSLRPRASSDV, from the exons ATGGAAGGCGGCAC CAATGATCCTCACCCCTggctggcggcggcggcggccctgCCCGGAGGCGGCGGCCTGAACTCCTCGTACCCCCTGGACCCGCTGGACCCGTCCAGGTCCTGGAGCCTGGACGAGGACCCGTCCAACTCCTCCTCGGAGCCGGCCACGCGCAGCCTCCTCCCGGAGGCGCCCCGGCGGCGAGCACGGCGGCGCCGCCCCCAGGCGCTCAGCCCCTGGGACGTGGCGCTCTGCgtgacggggacgctggtctcCTGCGAGAACGCGCTGGTCATCGCCGTGCTCTTCTACACGCCCACGCTCCGCGCCCCCATGTTCGTCCTGATCGGCTCGCTGGCCCTGGCGGACCTCCTGGCGGGCCTGGGCCTCATCCTGAACTTCGTCCTGGTCTACCTGGTGGACCCGTCGGCGcagctgctgtcgctgctgtcgGCGGGGCTGCTCATCGCCGCCTTCTCGGCGTCCGTGCTCAACGTCCTCGCCATCACGGTGGACCGGTACCTGTCGCTCTACAACGCCCTGACCTACCACACGGAGCGGACCGTCACCTGCACCTACCTGATGGTGCTGCTCATCTGGGGGGCGTGCCTGGCGCTGGGCCTGCTGCCGGCGCTGGGCTGGAACTGCCTGGGGGCGG TCGCCTGCAGCGTGTGCCGGCCCGTCACCAAGAACAACGCCGTGGCGCTGGCGGTCGCCTTCCTGCTGGTCTTCGCCCTGATGATGCAGCTCTACCTGCAGATCTGCAAGATCGCCTTCCGCCACGCGCAGCAGATCGCCGTGCAGCACCAGTTCCTggccacctccaccaccaaGGGCGTGTCCACGCTGTCGGCCATCTTGTGTGCCTTCGGGGCGTGCTGGCTGCCGTTCGCCATGTACTCCATCGTGGCCGACTCCAGCTATCCCATAATATACACCTACGCCACCGTGCTCCCGGCCACCTGCTGCTCCGTCATCAATCCCATCATCTACGCCTTCCGGAACCCGGACATCCAGAAGTCGCTGTGGATGGCGTGCTGCGGCTGCGTCCCGCCCAACCTGTCCCTCAGACCCAGAGCCTCCAGCGACGTGTAG